A window of the Halopseudomonas phragmitis genome harbors these coding sequences:
- a CDS encoding crotonase/enoyl-CoA hydratase family protein produces the protein MSSLTLTITDGVAEIGLDDGKANALSQSMLDALLAAMAQAAEADCALLIYGRPGCFSGGYDRKLIDSGGPACNAMRAAGDRLTLALLDYPGPVVMASTGHAMAKAAFMLLLADYRLGAAGAFRIGLNEVAIGMTMPDAAMLQARARLAPQWLNRCALQAESLNPAQALEAGFLDELLPPEQLLDQARAKARQLAALDRKAYRETRALLHAALRKDLAWVFG, from the coding sequence ATGAGCAGCCTGACCCTGACGATCACCGACGGCGTCGCCGAGATCGGCCTGGACGACGGTAAGGCCAACGCCTTGTCGCAGTCGATGCTCGACGCGCTGTTGGCGGCCATGGCGCAAGCTGCTGAGGCCGACTGTGCGCTGCTGATTTACGGCCGGCCCGGCTGCTTCAGCGGTGGATATGATCGCAAGCTGATCGACTCCGGCGGCCCGGCCTGCAATGCGATGCGCGCTGCAGGGGACCGTCTGACCCTGGCGCTGCTGGATTATCCCGGCCCGGTGGTGATGGCCAGTACCGGCCATGCCATGGCCAAGGCCGCGTTCATGCTGCTGCTGGCCGACTACCGGCTGGGGGCTGCTGGCGCCTTCCGCATTGGTCTCAATGAAGTAGCAATCGGCATGACCATGCCTGATGCTGCCATGCTCCAGGCCCGTGCCCGGCTGGCGCCGCAGTGGCTCAATCGCTGCGCCTTGCAGGCCGAGTCGCTGAACCCGGCGCAGGCGCTGGAGGCGGGGTTTCTTGATGAACTGCTGCCGCCTGAGCAACTGCTCGACCAGGCCCGGGCCAAGGCCCGGCAACTGGCGGCGCTGGACCGCAAGGCCTACCGCGAAACCCGAGCGCTGCTGCATGCCGCGCTGCGCAAGGATCTGGCCTGGGTGTTTGGCTAG
- a CDS encoding AMP-binding protein, which yields MSTPSQSVVGARLAELGHTTVFDVMEQACRDYGDKPAFSCGPDTISFNALRGRADAFARYLRHHAGLQPGDRLAIQLPNLLQYTIAIFGALRAGLVIVNTNPQYTPYEARHQFADSGAKAVVVLDKLVPLVRKIQGETQLERLIVTSLDDMHNPVHDTDQADEVRFMQALRLGEQLPAVTPERGLDDLALLQYTGGTTGVSKGAMLTHRNILSNVLQAVSIIKPGDVEYGNEVRVSPLPLYHIFAFTANCIASVFTGFHSILITNPRDLDGMIADLKRHKFTLLTGINSLFVSLMAHPEFDTIDFSRLKWVNSGGAPLNTEIAKRWQARTGSVIREGFGLTETSPVVVASTAFTPYKEGFIGKAVPDTEMKIVDDEGRELPAGEAGELLIRGPQVMEGYWQRPEETEAVFSADGWLKTGDVGVIDEEGFLKLVDRKKDMILVSGFNVYPNDVEDAVMRHPGIRECVAVGVLDERTGEAIKIYVSLHDTSLDEAAIIAHCREHLTGYKVPKHVEIRDDLPKSTVGKLLRRVLRDEARAQAGA from the coding sequence ATGTCGACACCCTCACAGTCTGTTGTCGGCGCTCGGCTGGCCGAGCTGGGTCATACCACCGTTTTTGACGTAATGGAGCAGGCCTGCCGTGACTACGGCGACAAGCCGGCGTTCTCCTGTGGCCCGGACACCATCAGCTTCAATGCCCTGCGCGGCCGGGCCGATGCTTTTGCCCGCTACCTGCGCCATCATGCCGGCCTGCAGCCGGGTGATCGGCTGGCGATCCAGCTTCCCAACCTGTTGCAATACACCATCGCCATCTTCGGGGCATTGCGGGCCGGGCTGGTGATCGTCAACACCAATCCGCAGTACACCCCATACGAGGCGCGTCACCAGTTCGCCGATTCTGGTGCCAAGGCGGTGGTGGTGCTCGACAAGCTGGTGCCGCTGGTACGCAAGATCCAGGGTGAAACCCAGCTCGAACGGCTGATCGTGACCAGCCTCGACGATATGCACAATCCGGTCCATGACACCGACCAGGCTGACGAAGTCCGCTTCATGCAGGCTTTGCGGCTGGGTGAGCAGTTGCCGGCGGTCACGCCGGAGCGCGGGCTGGATGATCTTGCACTGTTGCAGTACACCGGTGGCACCACCGGGGTCTCGAAAGGGGCGATGCTGACTCACCGCAATATCCTCAGCAACGTGTTGCAGGCAGTCAGCATCATCAAGCCGGGCGATGTCGAGTACGGCAACGAAGTGCGGGTCTCGCCGCTGCCGCTGTACCATATCTTCGCCTTCACCGCGAACTGCATCGCCTCGGTGTTCACCGGCTTCCACAGCATCCTGATCACCAACCCGCGCGATCTGGACGGCATGATTGCCGACCTCAAGCGCCACAAGTTCACCCTGCTGACCGGGATCAACTCGCTGTTTGTTTCCTTGATGGCCCATCCTGAGTTCGACACTATCGATTTCAGCAGGTTGAAGTGGGTTAACTCTGGTGGCGCGCCGCTCAATACCGAGATTGCCAAGCGCTGGCAGGCTCGCACCGGCAGCGTGATCCGCGAAGGCTTTGGCCTGACCGAAACCTCGCCGGTGGTGGTCGCCTCGACGGCCTTCACTCCCTACAAGGAAGGCTTTATCGGCAAGGCCGTGCCGGATACCGAGATGAAGATCGTCGACGACGAAGGTCGTGAACTGCCGGCTGGCGAGGCTGGCGAGTTGCTGATTCGCGGGCCGCAGGTAATGGAAGGCTACTGGCAGCGCCCGGAGGAAACCGAAGCGGTGTTCAGTGCCGACGGCTGGCTGAAGACCGGCGATGTCGGGGTGATCGACGAGGAGGGTTTCCTCAAGCTGGTGGACCGCAAGAAGGACATGATTCTGGTGTCCGGCTTTAACGTCTATCCCAACGATGTCGAAGACGCGGTGATGCGCCATCCGGGCATTCGCGAATGCGTAGCGGTCGGGGTGCTGGACGAGCGTACCGGCGAGGCGATCAAAATCTATGTCAGCCTGCACGATACCAGTCTTGATGAAGCGGCAATCATCGCACACTGCCGCGAGCACCTGACCGGCTACAAGGTGCCCAAGCACGTTGAGATTCGTGACGACCTGCCCAAGTCCACGGTCGGCAAGCTGTTGCGCCGGGTGCTGCGTGACGAAGCGCGGGCGCAGGCTGGCGCATGA
- a CDS encoding 3-hydroxyacyl-CoA dehydrogenase NAD-binding domain-containing protein, with protein sequence MSDVVTLERQGPIAVVRVNNPPVNALGIAVREGLQNSFQAAEADPEVKAIVLVCEGATFMAGADIKEFGKPPKEPSLPEVVNGIESGNKPSVAVIHGTALGGGLEVAVSCHYRIAVKSAKVGLPEVKLGLLPGAGGTQRLPRLVGVAKALDMIVSGNPISASEALELGVIDELVDGDLTAAGIAFAEKLLAEGKGPRRTGERTDKLDGADNAAAVAAKRAEIEKKMPGLFSPQRCVSAVEAAFTLPLTEGLKRERELFGECLVSPQRAALVHAFFSERQASKIDDLPKDTPVRAINSAAVIGGGTMGVGIAICFANVGIPVKILEISSEARDKAIERARDTYGMSVKRGSLTQDALEKRMSLISGVTDYADLADVDVVVEAVFEDMGVKQKVFEALDANCKPGAILASNTSSLDLNKIAEFTKRPEDVVGLHFFSPANVMRLLEVVRGAKTSHEVLATAMAIGKKLKKVSVPVGVCDGFVGNRMVFQYGRESEFLLEEGGTPEQIDGALRKFGLAMGPFAMRDLSGLDIGLAIRTRQRQSLPAEFKLPTILDKMAEAGMLGQKTGKGFYVYEKGSRTPLPNPELPAILDAASKEQGIERRQLTDEYIIERTIYALINEGAKILEEGIAQRASDIDVIYLNGYGFPAHQGGPMFYADAIGLDRVYARICEFHEQHGAWWKPAALLEKLAKEGRKFADL encoded by the coding sequence ATGTCGGACGTGGTCACACTGGAACGCCAGGGGCCCATCGCGGTCGTCAGAGTCAACAACCCGCCGGTCAACGCCTTGGGCATTGCCGTGCGTGAAGGCCTGCAGAACAGCTTCCAGGCCGCCGAGGCCGATCCTGAAGTCAAAGCCATTGTGCTGGTCTGTGAAGGCGCGACCTTCATGGCCGGTGCCGACATCAAGGAATTCGGCAAGCCGCCAAAGGAGCCGAGCCTGCCCGAAGTGGTCAACGGTATCGAGTCCGGCAACAAGCCCAGCGTCGCGGTAATCCACGGCACCGCGCTGGGCGGTGGCCTGGAAGTGGCGGTCAGCTGTCATTACCGGATCGCCGTCAAGAGCGCCAAGGTCGGCCTGCCGGAAGTCAAGCTTGGCCTGCTGCCGGGCGCCGGCGGCACCCAGCGTCTGCCGCGTCTGGTTGGCGTGGCCAAGGCCCTGGACATGATTGTCAGCGGCAACCCGATCAGCGCCAGCGAAGCCCTCGAACTGGGTGTTATCGATGAACTGGTCGATGGTGACCTGACCGCCGCCGGCATCGCCTTCGCCGAAAAACTGCTGGCCGAGGGCAAGGGCCCGCGCCGCACCGGCGAGCGCACCGACAAGCTCGACGGCGCCGACAATGCCGCCGCCGTAGCCGCCAAACGCGCCGAAATCGAGAAGAAGATGCCCGGTCTGTTCTCGCCGCAACGCTGTGTCTCCGCCGTCGAAGCCGCCTTTACCCTACCGCTGACCGAAGGTCTGAAGCGCGAGCGCGAACTGTTCGGCGAGTGCCTGGTATCACCACAGCGCGCGGCACTGGTGCATGCGTTCTTCTCCGAGCGTCAGGCTTCCAAGATCGACGACCTGCCCAAGGACACGCCGGTACGCGCCATCAATAGCGCCGCCGTCATTGGTGGCGGCACCATGGGCGTCGGCATCGCCATTTGCTTTGCCAACGTCGGCATTCCGGTGAAGATCCTCGAGATCAGCAGCGAGGCCCGCGACAAGGCCATCGAGCGTGCCCGTGATACCTACGGCATGAGCGTCAAGCGTGGCAGCCTGACCCAGGACGCGCTGGAAAAACGCATGAGCCTGATCAGCGGCGTGACCGATTACGCCGACCTGGCTGACGTCGACGTGGTGGTCGAGGCGGTGTTCGAGGACATGGGCGTCAAGCAGAAGGTCTTCGAAGCCCTGGATGCCAACTGCAAGCCCGGCGCCATCCTGGCCTCCAACACCAGCTCGCTGGATCTGAACAAGATTGCCGAGTTCACCAAGCGTCCCGAGGACGTGGTCGGCCTGCACTTCTTCAGCCCGGCCAATGTCATGCGCCTGCTGGAAGTGGTGCGCGGCGCCAAGACCAGCCATGAAGTGCTGGCCACCGCCATGGCCATCGGCAAGAAGCTGAAGAAGGTTTCGGTGCCGGTCGGCGTGTGCGACGGTTTCGTCGGCAATCGCATGGTGTTCCAGTACGGTCGCGAGTCCGAGTTCCTGCTTGAAGAAGGCGGCACCCCGGAGCAGATCGACGGCGCGCTACGCAAGTTCGGCCTGGCCATGGGCCCGTTCGCCATGCGCGACCTGTCCGGCCTGGATATCGGCCTGGCTATTCGTACCCGTCAGCGTCAGAGCCTGCCGGCCGAGTTCAAGCTGCCGACCATCCTCGACAAGATGGCCGAGGCCGGCATGCTGGGCCAGAAAACCGGCAAGGGCTTCTACGTCTATGAAAAGGGTTCGCGTACCCCGCTGCCCAACCCCGAGCTGCCGGCGATTCTCGATGCCGCGTCGAAGGAGCAGGGTATCGAGCGTCGTCAGCTGACTGACGAGTACATCATTGAGCGCACCATTTACGCGCTGATCAACGAGGGCGCCAAAATCCTTGAGGAAGGCATTGCCCAGCGCGCCAGCGATATCGACGTGATCTACCTCAACGGCTACGGCTTCCCAGCCCATCAGGGCGGGCCGATGTTCTATGCTGATGCCATTGGCCTGGATCGTGTCTATGCCCGGATCTGCGAGTTCCACGAGCAGCATGGCGCCTGGTGGAAGCCAGCCGCGCTGCTGGAAAAGCTGGCCAAGGAAGGACGCAAGTTCGCTGATCTTTGA
- a CDS encoding IclR family transcriptional regulator: MNDDLETLKDPAAGKDRKFVEALSRGLDVLRAFSQGAVVMGNQDIARITGLPKPTVSRMTYTLTKLGYLSYSPQLEKYQLDSGVLALGYAYVSNLRVRQLAKPYMDEFARTTNTSVGLTCRDRLSMIYVENCRPAETTSLRMDVGVRLPLATTAAGRAYLAAMKDEERQHVLDAIKARNPDTWPELEKGLAQGFADYAQHGFCLSLGDWDRNVNAAGVPLFLQDGTIMALTCGAPSYLVSEEKVKNQLAHQLAMLARDIERLGV; the protein is encoded by the coding sequence ATGAACGACGATCTGGAAACACTCAAGGACCCCGCCGCCGGCAAGGACCGCAAATTCGTAGAAGCCCTGTCACGCGGCCTGGATGTGCTGCGCGCCTTCAGTCAGGGTGCGGTGGTGATGGGCAATCAGGATATTGCCCGGATTACCGGCCTGCCCAAGCCTACGGTCTCGCGCATGACCTATACGCTGACCAAGCTGGGCTACCTGAGCTATTCCCCGCAATTGGAAAAGTATCAGCTCGACTCCGGTGTTCTGGCCCTGGGTTACGCCTACGTCTCCAATCTGCGCGTGCGCCAGTTGGCCAAGCCATACATGGACGAATTCGCCCGCACCACCAATACCTCTGTGGGCCTGACCTGTCGTGACCGGCTGTCGATGATCTATGTCGAGAACTGCCGGCCGGCCGAGACCACCTCGCTGCGCATGGACGTTGGTGTGCGTCTGCCGCTGGCCACCACCGCTGCCGGTCGGGCTTACCTGGCGGCGATGAAGGACGAAGAGCGCCAGCATGTGCTGGATGCGATCAAGGCCCGCAACCCGGACACCTGGCCGGAGCTGGAAAAAGGCCTGGCGCAGGGTTTTGCCGACTACGCCCAACACGGCTTCTGCCTGTCACTCGGCGACTGGGACCGCAATGTCAATGCCGCCGGGGTACCGCTGTTTCTGCAGGACGGCACCATCATGGCTCTGACCTGTGGTGCGCCGTCGTATCTGGTGTCGGAAGAAAAGGTCAAGAACCAGCTCGCCCACCAGCTCGCCATGCTGGCCCGCGATATCGAACGACTGGGCGTCTGA